ggcaaacgcaatcgcaaaacgacatcaggtagcagaagaaaaaagtttgttctttatacaaactgctttggtggcaaatccagaacaaggcggcatcgagggcgttcgaaatgttttttttcaaaaccacgagtactaagttttctaaattggaaccattccataaaacaaggcgcttttcagggccattaaaccttccaaaaaagagtttaggaaatacagttcaatgctttctaaaacaatatccaaaataataataaaacacaaattgattttttcataatttgtttgccaggatatgatgagtatgtgaatttggcagttgttctgagcttattgattttcaccaattcttaaattgcttctagattgaaagtacagtaatttacacttatctcgacatttagctaattggacggacctgtaatgcgacatatttagttggacatttttgtaaacatagagttcggggtccaaattatgacctcacattgaaagtcgacactgtaccactgtcatcgcaaatgttcaattacaggttaaaattacctccaatccgatactgagtggtggtaatgcgacgtgccattgaatgtaatttactgtaaaatatgtcacaagctggatgggaagaaattttccaactgtgaaagctgtggcgagtggcaaatgcaatcgctaaacagaaaggtttagtcgaacaagatggggatatcgagtgataacaaaacaataaactctttagattgaagataattttgtgatcctgaaaagtaccctttttagcctgcatgtgaatccaacgagcgaacaaatcgtaatgaatgtatttttttgccatcgctcccttttaacgctcattcgttcgtctcgttggactcgcccctctggctgagtttgccgatttgtctctaacctgtgagtgtgtaccgctagagtataaaacacgcggaccccaaaaaatatcttattttcgttcaaaccgtaaacccgtgtggttgtacggcatcggcatcgtggacgcaacaaaggaggacaagttaagggaaaggcaaagtctcactcgaaccgtgcaggtctccagttccctgcaggtcgcattcactgattgctccgcaagggtaactaggccgaacggattggtgccggagcaccagtatacctaacagcgattatagagtttcggccgtcggagtgctcgagttggcttgcaaagctgctcacgacaatcagaaaacccgcatcaagaacagagcagcttcggttcggcgctcatcaaggcaacaattagtttcagtgagtggcaaagtgtttctccggcacgtcgcattaaatgtaatttactgaacaacatgtcacaagctggatgggaataaattttccaactgtgaaagctgtggcgagtggcaaacgcaatagctaaacaggaaggtttaaccaaacaagatgggaatatcgagtgataacaaaaacacaacaccaaaggttcttttcagaaccatcaacatattcataaagagtaaacagtaaactaatccatttttcaggtagataggtaggaattcatgtaggagaagaaaataaaacaatatatttaaaatatatatttaacaaaagctgtcccctttttatagtcctacgtcactccggttatgtccccgacattacccacccgtcttttttttctcaccatttaatttttcatgagacCCATTTACATTTAGTCTCAATTCTTCCATCCCGATCCGTAACGCGTTGTCTATCTGTGCTACGATGTGATCTCACATGTCTGTGATTGAGTCAGAGAGTGAAGATAACTTCTACACCTCTTGCTTTATCTTTTTTTACATCCGAGATAACATCGTTTTGCTCACCACAACCCTGGTCTGATAAACCATCATTACACCTGATGAGTTTCGATGATGTTCGGCTGAGTTGCGTGCATCTGTAGTGGAATACACCGCTACATTTGGCGCTACAGCAAATCGGCAGGTCACTCACCACTATCCCCAGTTTACAGACAGAACATTCCATGACCAACTTTATCAACACAGATTAAACGGAGACGCTAGAgacaaacaacaacaacaacaacacagaggagagaaaaataaacaatagaaCCGCCACAGCAGCTgctatacgaaaaaaaaatagcgcGCTGGGGCGATCggaataaaatcaaaataaacaaaacggCACGCGAATGAACTATTCTTTCGCTGCACACAGCAATACTTCACACGTAAAATTATACAACAATCATAGCACAAAAACACTAGTATGTCCACCATGATTCCAAAACGATATTCATGAGATTCAAGCGTGCATTTTTGGATTGGTGTGTGATTAACTCACCAAACAACACCGCGGCGCCTTCCGCCAGCAGCCATATTGAGATGTATTTATACAGCGCACATCTTCCCCACAGCCCCATGTAGATGTGCTTCATGAAGAACGAATCCTGCTCGAACTCCGCCGACAGCAGATACTGATCGGAGACGAACTGCGACCCAGCTTGGTTCACAACCAGATAGAACGCTCCCTGTAGAAGCTTTTTGGCGGAGTAAGCGGGAGCGGTGGCGGTGTGCGGCTCGTACTGACCACTCACAAAGCGCTGATAACGCAGCATTGAGAACTGGGGTCCAACGAGAACCGACGCCGGAAAGTAGGTGAAAGCCACCAGCTCCAACAGGGACGGCACGCCGATGCACTGGGCATCCTTCTTGTTCTGGCGCACTTTGACGTGGCTATCGGAAATGTCGAACGCCAATCCGATTAGTCGCAGCGCCAATACGCAGTGCGGCATAGTCCATTTTATGTCGTACGTATCCGAGGTGGTGAAGTAGTAACCTGAGGGGCGAAGGAAGGGGAATGTTTTTCAAAGTGAAACTGTGTatggttgtgttttttttttgcaatgcaATACTTACCAATAAGGAGATAACCCATATGATAGCCGAAACTCAGCGGGACCAGGAGAGGGTTGGTGGCGAAGAACGTGTTGAGTAAGTAGGTCACGGCCACTGCCAGTGCGCTGTGGTATAGGTCGAAGCCATAGTTGAACAATATTATTGCGATTCCAGTGCTGGCAATGTAGAGATTCTTAACTGTAGTGGAAGTCTTAAGGTTTCTATAAAAAGCGGCCAGAGGATATGCTGAAAGAGTGTGGATGTGGAAAACAATATATTAGAATGTTTTTTCGTAATCATTTCTCTTCATTTTGATTCGGACAGAAATTTTCATTGTTTAATAAGCTTGCAACTTAAATTACAATTATCCATAATTTGCCAGAGAGATGGTAAAAtgtgataacatgaaaataaaaatgcgACTTCTGCAAAAACGAGGAGCCCAACTGTAATCTTCATCGAACAATAATCCTCGACAAAGAAAGTTGACTGTCGGAGAATTAGCGTTTGCAATTGGAAGGTCTAATAAAAGGCTACCGGTCGATAAGCGTTAGCATCTGATAGCCAATGAAGAGGCTATCGACCTAGAACATGACAAGAAATGACGCCACAAACACATTATAGCAATAAACTCTTATCAGTACCTTACAGGCTTTATATTTCGCGACGAAGTAAGAGTTTGGAAAATAACTTTCATCCTTTCGATGTAATTCTAATGAAACGTGATTCATTCCACAGGATAGATTAGCAATTCTGTTTGCGTCGCAATACACTACAGTACTAACGCGGCCGACTATCGCATGatggtaaattttcaatctcTGATGATCAGATTAGAATTACCCGAGGTGTACAACACACTTTTATTACATAAAATTGGAAAACTCTGCTTTATTCAGagtattttccatcgattgCTATACATTTTCTACCCATCTATAAGAACATTTGTGAACGCCTGTGCCTCTTAGAAGCAAACCCTCTTTTTATATTCAGGGCGGTCACTCAATCTCAATTTTTGAGTTCCCGCATTTCACCCGACTTTTTCCTGCATGACTTCAGAAAATCCTCGtctctcaaaaatgaaaataatattgtGTGATTAGTTAAAAATCCCGGATTGCGTAAATATTGTTTCCAAGTCCCGCATGTGACAAAAAATAGGACGGTGTGTTTCTCAGCAACAGATTTCGGGTTGGATGTAGGGTTCAGGAGATACGGACGAGATTGTTTCAGGAATACTGTTCCTTAGACCATTTATTAGAAGAACTGACTATAGCTACATTGGGGGGCTGCAAATCAACCCTTCCGTCCCggcaatttctttgaaaatttgcATTAGAACTCACGACAGGTGGTACGAAGTATGAGGATCTTTATTGGAAATGTTGGCGGAATCCTTTGCTGTTTCATTGTGTGCTGTGCCGATATCCTCATTCCCACACTAGACCATATGTTTCCAATAAAACACCGATTCATTCATTCTCCCATTTCCATGTCATAAACCACCCAATGTGACACACTCTCCTTCCCCGAATCCATACTCATTATTTGTAACGTGAGAAGTCCCAAGCGCCCTAGCGCTAATCTGTTTACCATTAACACAAAGTGCAATGCTCAGCCCTCCGCATCGCATTGCGACCTGACCCACATCTGTTTACTATTAACGAATGGCACATAGCATAGCGTAACTATAGCTATCCCTCTCTTGGAAGTATTGAACCATTTATTATATACACTAGGCTAAGAACCTTCTTGTAAGCAAAACGACAGAAATAAAATCAATCTGGTAAATACCTCAAACTGGTGAAGTACCTCAATCCGAAACTCTCCAGTAGAAAACTCCGAACAGAATATGGCGACCGTGAACAGAGTCTAAGTCTTCGGAGCAGACTTAGAGTTATCGAACGAATCGATTAATAAAGTgtaaaagtgttcgaaaaaagtgccaaaaagttTACGACATATCAGATATAACAGTAATGGTGCTGGATTCGAAAAACACGAATCAAAACGGCGACCCGCAGGTCACCGTAATCCAAAACCAGGAACAGCATAGCCTGGAGCACGAAGCACACAGTGTAAAATTGTGGCTAATCTTAGCAATAGTAGTGATACAGTTGATGATCACATTTTATAAAGCGTATAAAAAACGCGAGAAGAGAATAGCACTCAGCGCGGCCCGCTCAATAGCAGCCATGAACACAGTGTGAAAATAAAGTGTGACCACCCCGCTCAATAGCAGCCACGAACACCGCGTGAAAATAAAGTGCGGCAGACCGCTCAGTAGCGGCAATAAACAATGTgctaagcgaaaaaaaaaaggagtAAGCTATTGAACAATGCGttaagtaaaaaataaaaaacctgCGCAGTAAGCCATTGAGCAATGTGTTAATTGAATAAAAGACTTGGGACCGTTCAACTCGTCACGATGGAACGCAAAAGCacataacaaaaactcaaaattgcgTTCACCTCAGCGTTTTCTCATCCATGTCTGTAAAATTATACACGAAGGAACGCGACAACAACAGCTACACCAGGATCCACGGCAGGAGCAacatctttttgacgtaggactacgtctaaccggaagatatagggggtgaaatggaaatctaggcactgaacaagtaggaaaaatgcaagatttggaacgcttataactcgagcatttctcaatagatcgcaaaggtttttgcatcaattgataggaaatatatctacgcatctatcataatgaataacatttcatttttcttgagataaataattgaataattgtgaaatatcaagcattgtcaaaatgcactatgtgcccatttttgattggtccattttgtgctcctcaaatcgtaccgaccaaaacgggcaaccagagcagcagcgaaatagaatgaagcacgattggaaaggaaaaagaaaaaaatgaacgaaacattggtcgcagtctcacacatgcgtaattctcgagccagccagtcagcttaaaaatccccgctccgctgccgtaacgatcattctcattcaaaccgtacaccacatcagttcgcatcacaacacatcaacaaaccaaccctagcagccatgtctggacatggtaaaggaggaaaatgaagggaaaggcaaaatcccgctcgaaccttgatctggagttcccgctcgtgttgatctggagttccccgcaagggtagctaggccgagcgcgttagtaccagtgcaccagtccacctagaaaaaccgcattcagaacagaacacattcagttcggtggacatcaagacaacaacaggcagttgcagcgagtgtcgaatggcaaacgcaatcgcaaaacggcagcaggtagcagaagaacaaagttaattctttgtgtttgtgtttgttct
The Toxorhynchites rutilus septentrionalis strain SRP chromosome 2, ASM2978413v1, whole genome shotgun sequence genome window above contains:
- the LOC129766949 gene encoding lysophospholipid acyltransferase 5; translation: MLNPVEALASLSGASQPAIRLILSVLATYPLAAFYRNLKTSTTVKNLYIASTGIAIILFNYGFDLYHSALAVAVTYLLNTFFATNPLLVPLSFGYHMGYLLIGYYFTTSDTYDIKWTMPHCVLALRLIGLAFDISDSHVKVRQNKKDAQCIGVPSLLELVAFTYFPASVLVGPQFSMLRYQRFVSGQYEPHTATAPAYSAKKLLQGAFYLVVNQAGSQFVSDQYLLSAEFEQDSFFMKHIYMGLWGRCALYKYISIWLLAEGAAVLFGLTYIDAKPGEREYDPDELSGCSNIKVGVFENTSKFGHYVESFNVQTNHWVAVNVYKRLKFLNNRNLSHFGALLFLAVWHGFHSGYYMTFFMEFMVIRMEKEVEPIFQKSEKFQSLLQQPLMKITVFILLKFYTIVFAGWCLVPFVLLSFSKWWHVYSTVRFTGFFLFLLGNVALKPLLLLILPPNKSTDEAKKSN